A genomic stretch from Aerococcaceae bacterium zg-1292 includes:
- the trkA gene encoding Trk system potassium transporter TrkA, whose product MKIVIVGGGKVGEKLCAELSHEHNDILLIEKDEQKLEHLMNKFDITGIVGNGANIEIQQEIGVDTADVFIAVTEMDEINLISSVLAKNLGATYTVARVRNPEYSNHQSVLKESLGLSLIINPELSAARDIVRVLKYPSALSAESFAGDRVNLVEVEITDESKLVGVDLREFRQRFGSILVCMSIRDNEAIIPSGDYRIQANDRIFITGEATDMMRFFKVIGSNEKSIRSTLMIGGGRIAYYVLKALKQSRIKATVIELDRQRAQYLSEEFPNATIIHADGSDHEVLEEYGLADFDSFMSLTGVDEENLVMSVFARHSGVKKVITKMSRVEILKILTSVQLRTIITPKQIVANEIIQFVRARANIQGSNVEALYRLEDNQVEVLQFRVTRNSKVCNMPLFQLKIKPNVLIAYIMRGQELIFPNGNDQLMPHDRVLIVTTASMFEDLEDILM is encoded by the coding sequence ATGAAAATAGTCATTGTTGGAGGCGGAAAAGTTGGAGAAAAACTTTGCGCTGAATTATCCCATGAACATAATGATATTTTGTTAATAGAAAAAGATGAACAAAAACTGGAACATTTAATGAATAAATTTGATATTACTGGTATTGTTGGAAATGGTGCTAATATTGAAATTCAACAAGAAATCGGTGTTGATACGGCGGATGTATTTATTGCCGTTACAGAGATGGATGAGATTAATCTAATTTCATCGGTCTTAGCAAAAAATCTTGGGGCGACTTATACAGTTGCACGTGTCAGAAATCCAGAATATTCAAACCATCAAAGTGTCTTAAAAGAAAGCCTTGGTTTATCTCTCATCATTAATCCGGAGTTATCAGCTGCAAGAGACATTGTTAGAGTATTAAAATATCCATCCGCATTAAGCGCTGAATCATTTGCTGGGGACCGAGTCAACTTAGTAGAAGTAGAAATTACTGATGAATCTAAGTTAGTAGGCGTTGATTTACGTGAATTTCGTCAACGATTTGGTTCGATTTTAGTCTGTATGAGTATTCGTGACAATGAAGCGATTATTCCTAGTGGTGATTATCGAATTCAAGCCAATGACCGTATTTTTATTACAGGGGAAGCAACGGATATGATGCGCTTCTTTAAAGTGATTGGCAGTAATGAAAAATCAATTCGGTCTACTTTAATGATTGGTGGCGGTCGAATTGCATACTATGTATTGAAAGCTTTGAAACAAAGTAGAATTAAGGCGACAGTGATTGAATTAGATAGACAACGGGCGCAATATTTGAGTGAAGAGTTTCCGAATGCGACAATTATTCATGCAGATGGTTCTGATCATGAAGTTTTAGAAGAATATGGTTTAGCTGATTTTGATTCATTTATGTCGTTAACAGGTGTCGATGAAGAAAATCTCGTGATGTCTGTATTTGCGCGTCATAGTGGTGTAAAAAAAGTTATTACAAAAATGAGTCGAGTAGAAATATTAAAAATACTTACATCGGTACAATTAAGAACAATTATTACACCCAAACAAATCGTAGCCAACGAAATTATTCAATTTGTCAGAGCAAGAGCGAATATTCAAGGCTCCAACGTCGAAGCATTGTATCGATTGGAAGATAATCAAGTAGAAGTATTGCAATTTCGAGTAACCCGAAATAGTAAAGTATGTAATATGCCATTATTCCAATTGAAAATCAAACCAAATGTTCTTATTGCTTATATTATGCGTGGCCAAGAATTGATATTTCCAAATGGTAATGACCAACTCATGCCACATGACCGTGTCCTGATTGTGACAACAGCTAGCATGTTTGAAGATTTAGAAGATATTTTGATGTAG
- a CDS encoding amidohydrolase → MKQLKHFIEQYYDEIVAHRRYLHQHPELSLHEKETAHYVSKQLTALGIAHQTNIGGHGVVGLIEGAFPGPTLLIRADMDALPIQEATNLPFASENPNIMHACGHDIHTANLLGIAKILLHYQSSLHGNVKLVFQPAEEGHNGANSMIADGIMENPTVDYAIGLHIEPHLKLGTVAIEEGPISAYPEFFTIQLHGRGGHGSLPYASVDPLRAGVHLYQLIHDLHKEINPLHPHVIQICSMQAGEAPAVIPDYCVLKGTVRTHFAEDKDHIQQRIRQLTQMVESFYHVESSIQYHCPATPVFNDPEKAEIARHLMDDVFPEGLVSSVHFKMVGEDFASFSDRVPATFLVVGCSEDLNNYYPLHNAQFNPNEAVIKYGSHALLKIALHYLNAAH, encoded by the coding sequence ATGAAACAATTAAAACATTTTATTGAACAATACTATGATGAAATCGTGGCACATCGTCGATATTTACATCAACATCCAGAATTATCTTTACATGAAAAGGAAACTGCACACTACGTATCCAAGCAGCTCACCGCATTAGGTATTGCGCACCAAACAAATATCGGTGGACATGGTGTCGTTGGTCTTATTGAAGGTGCCTTTCCAGGACCTACTTTACTCATTCGTGCAGATATGGATGCACTACCGATTCAAGAAGCGACAAACCTACCCTTTGCCTCCGAAAATCCCAATATTATGCACGCTTGTGGACATGATATTCATACGGCGAATTTACTTGGTATTGCTAAGATTTTACTGCATTATCAATCATCGTTACATGGCAATGTGAAACTCGTCTTCCAACCTGCTGAAGAAGGTCATAATGGCGCCAATTCAATGATTGCTGACGGCATTATGGAAAATCCAACTGTCGATTATGCGATTGGTTTGCATATCGAACCACATTTAAAATTAGGGACAGTAGCTATTGAAGAGGGACCTATCAGTGCATATCCAGAATTTTTTACGATTCAATTACACGGACGTGGTGGACACGGTAGTCTGCCTTATGCTTCTGTTGACCCATTACGTGCAGGTGTTCATCTTTATCAACTCATCCATGATTTACATAAAGAAATCAATCCACTTCATCCTCATGTGATTCAAATTTGTTCAATGCAAGCTGGCGAAGCACCTGCTGTTATTCCTGATTACTGCGTATTAAAAGGGACCGTTCGGACTCATTTTGCAGAGGATAAAGACCATATTCAGCAACGTATTCGTCAATTGACTCAGATGGTTGAATCTTTCTATCATGTTGAAAGTAGCATTCAATATCATTGTCCAGCTACACCAGTATTTAATGACCCGGAAAAAGCTGAAATCGCACGTCATTTAATGGATGATGTTTTTCCAGAAGGTCTTGTATCCAGTGTCCACTTCAAAATGGTTGGTGAAGATTTTGCAAGTTTCTCTGATAGAGTACCAGCTACCTTTCTAGTCGTTGGATGTAGTGAGGATT
- a CDS encoding TrkH family potassium uptake protein: MKRTVVAYLLGKILLVESLLLLLPVIIGLIYREPVQQIGSYLFVSILLGIIAFLAGRLNPKKIKLYSREGMVIVALGWITLSFFGALPLVLTKEIPNIFDAFFEIASGFTTTGSSILPTLSTLKHSSLFWRSFTHFVGGMGFLVFTLAVLPNTSEYIQLMRAEVPGPTFGKLVSKLSGTARILYGLYIIMTAILVLVLVLVKVPLFDAFLLAFGTAGTGGFGINDQGFAIYQHKQMIEWIIGIGMLLFGINFNIYYLSLLGYLKELLKNDEELRFYILIVITATTLIIVNVMRYYDAFSDLLREVFFTVSSIITTTGYSVTDFSKWPVFSQIILVLLMFIGGCAGSTAGGIKVIRILIYIKESIAELKRSAQNGRVVVPKISGKALSKRVENQVSHYLMVYIVMFVIILLSVSTEANDFTTAFTAVAATFNNIGPGLSEVGPVANFSIFSNWNKFILSIGMIAGRLEIYPMIILFSPTTVKKLLE, translated from the coding sequence GTGAAACGCACAGTTGTTGCCTATTTATTAGGCAAAATATTATTAGTAGAATCATTATTATTGTTACTACCAGTGATAATTGGATTAATTTACCGTGAACCAGTTCAACAAATTGGCAGCTATTTATTTGTTTCGATATTGTTAGGGATAATCGCTTTTTTAGCTGGTAGATTAAATCCTAAAAAAATTAAGCTATATTCTCGTGAAGGTATGGTAATTGTAGCATTAGGTTGGATAACACTGTCATTTTTTGGTGCATTACCGTTAGTATTAACAAAAGAAATACCTAATATCTTTGACGCATTTTTTGAAATAGCTAGTGGCTTTACAACAACCGGTTCAAGTATCTTACCGACATTATCGACACTGAAACACTCATCACTGTTTTGGCGTAGTTTTACACATTTTGTCGGAGGTATGGGATTTCTAGTCTTTACGTTGGCTGTTTTACCGAATACATCTGAATATATTCAGCTAATGCGAGCAGAAGTCCCCGGTCCAACTTTTGGAAAATTAGTTTCGAAATTAAGTGGAACAGCTAGAATATTGTATGGTTTATATATCATTATGACTGCTATTTTAGTATTGGTACTTGTTCTTGTAAAAGTTCCCCTCTTTGATGCATTTTTACTTGCATTTGGTACAGCCGGAACCGGTGGATTTGGAATTAATGATCAAGGTTTTGCTATCTATCAACATAAACAGATGATAGAGTGGATTATCGGGATTGGGATGTTACTATTTGGGATTAATTTTAATATCTATTATTTATCCTTATTAGGTTATTTAAAAGAATTATTGAAAAATGATGAAGAATTGCGATTTTATATTTTGATTGTTATCACAGCTACGACACTTATTATTGTTAATGTTATGCGATACTATGATGCATTCAGTGATTTATTAAGAGAAGTATTCTTTACCGTTAGTTCGATAATTACTACAACAGGGTATTCTGTGACTGATTTTTCAAAATGGCCTGTCTTCTCACAAATAATTCTAGTATTACTCATGTTTATTGGAGGATGCGCCGGGTCTACAGCAGGTGGCATCAAAGTTATTAGAATCTTGATATATATTAAAGAGTCTATTGCCGAATTAAAACGTTCTGCACAAAATGGTAGAGTCGTTGTACCGAAAATATCGGGAAAAGCACTCAGTAAACGGGTAGAAAATCAAGTTTCTCATTATTTAATGGTATACATTGTAATGTTTGTTATTATTTTACTATCAGTATCTACCGAGGCAAATGATTTCACCACGGCTTTTACAGCGGTTGCGGCGACATTTAATAATATTGGACCAGGACTATCAGAAGTCGGTCCTGTAGCAAACTTTAGTATCTTTTCAAATTGGAACAAGTTTATCCTAAGTATCGGTATGATTGCGGGTAGATTAGAGATATATCCAATGATTATATTATTTTCACCTACAACCGTGAAGAAATTGTTAGAATAA